A genomic window from Sulfurospirillum multivorans DSM 12446 includes:
- the flgG gene encoding flagellar basal-body rod protein FlgG encodes MIRSLYTAATGMIAQQTQIDTTTNNISNVNTIGYKKQRAEFADLMYQTMTYAGTSTSGTSVSPTGIEIGLGVRPTAIAKQFTQGNFKETGNSLDMAITGNGFFQIELPDGTTGYTRNGSFKLDADGNIVNSDGYQLIPNIVIPEDATEINISVDGIVSVLQSGQTATTEIGQIELANFINPAGLHSLGDNNYINTTASGDPILDTPGLNGIGQVRQQFVEMSNVELVEEMTDLIIGQRAYEANSKAITTSDEMLQTVNALKS; translated from the coding sequence ATGATACGATCACTTTACACAGCAGCAACGGGTATGATCGCGCAACAAACGCAGATCGATACCACCACAAACAATATTTCAAACGTCAATACCATTGGTTATAAAAAACAACGCGCTGAGTTTGCAGACTTGATGTACCAAACCATGACCTATGCAGGAACATCAACGAGCGGTACTTCGGTTTCTCCAACGGGTATTGAAATCGGTCTAGGTGTGCGCCCAACAGCGATTGCAAAGCAATTTACCCAAGGTAACTTTAAAGAGACTGGTAACTCGTTGGATATGGCAATTACGGGGAATGGCTTTTTTCAAATAGAGCTTCCTGATGGCACGACAGGGTATACACGAAATGGTTCGTTTAAACTCGATGCCGATGGAAATATCGTCAACAGTGATGGGTATCAGCTTATCCCAAATATCGTCATTCCTGAAGATGCCACGGAGATTAATATCAGCGTTGATGGTATTGTCTCGGTTCTACAATCGGGTCAAACTGCAACAACGGAGATTGGTCAGATCGAGCTTGCTAACTTTATCAACCCCGCAGGTCTTCACTCTTTGGGCGATAACAACTACATCAACACCACCGCTTCAGGCGATCCTATCTTGGATACTCCGGGCTTAAACGGTATTGGACAAGTCAGACAACAATTTGTTGAGATGAGTAATGTCGAACTTGTCGAAGAGATGACCGATCTTATCATCGGGCAAAGGGCGTATGAGGCGAACTCAAAAGCTATTACGACCAGTGACGAGATGCTTCAAACTGTAAACGCACTCAAATCATAA
- a CDS encoding flagellar hook-basal body protein: MQSSYYSVTGAMVTQFNKLDLISNNLANLNTTAFKRDDVVVGDFKRIFQEYKDEMPIKDNTKDASKFMNAVGVRVPQVVEEYVKYQQGGIKRTGNALDLALKREDAFFMVETPNGIRLTQNGAFTLNSEGILTTKEGYPVLPATYFQNQQYITIPDDGEFRVDKAGGVYNREDQIGNLMIVQSDDIKSLLKEGASFYTFKSTDELTQLEDGNLIEQGFLETSNINPVTEMVGLIESNRMVEMYQKVMKSHMNDLNSEAISKLASTKA; this comes from the coding sequence ATGCAAAGTAGCTACTACAGCGTTACAGGAGCGATGGTCACTCAGTTTAATAAACTCGACCTTATCTCCAATAACCTTGCCAATTTAAATACCACCGCCTTTAAAAGAGACGATGTCGTTGTCGGAGATTTTAAACGTATTTTTCAAGAATACAAAGATGAGATGCCCATCAAAGATAACACCAAAGATGCGAGCAAGTTTATGAATGCCGTGGGGGTCAGAGTGCCTCAAGTGGTTGAAGAGTATGTGAAGTACCAACAAGGTGGCATTAAACGAACGGGAAATGCGTTGGATCTTGCACTGAAGCGTGAAGATGCCTTTTTTATGGTGGAAACTCCTAATGGTATTCGCTTGACCCAAAATGGCGCGTTTACGCTCAATTCGGAGGGTATTTTAACAACAAAAGAGGGCTATCCTGTTTTGCCAGCGACCTATTTTCAAAATCAGCAGTACATCACCATTCCTGATGATGGAGAGTTTAGAGTCGATAAAGCAGGTGGCGTTTACAACAGAGAAGATCAAATAGGCAATCTCATGATCGTTCAAAGTGATGACATTAAATCATTGCTCAAAGAGGGTGCGAGTTTTTATACCTTTAAAAGCACCGATGAGTTAACGCAACTGGAAGATGGAAATCTAATAGAACAAGGTTTTTTAGAGACCAGCAATATCAATCCTGTAACGGAAATGGTTGGGCTTATTGAGTCAAATCGTATGGTGGAAATGTACCAAAAAGTGATGAAATCGCACATGAACGATCTTAACTCAGAAGCCATCTCAAAACTTGCCTCGACCAAAGCATAA